One part of the Halopenitus persicus genome encodes these proteins:
- a CDS encoding aspartate aminotransferase family protein, giving the protein MPAVSRFIGEETPELVEGHGATVVDADGNEYVDFFAQHAAMSHGYSHPEVVSAVTEQTERLNFSAYDFPTEPSRRLTERLAEVAPGDLERSYFVNSGSEAVEVALTLARRATGNHEFLALGEAFHGRTYGARSLVGWSGYREGFGPFLPSVTHVPSYNCEEFPGGEPETGAEYADILEYVLEYQVSDVAAFIAEPMFGTAGNIPAPEGYFKRVKEICDDHGILFIADEVITGFGRTGKPFGIDHYDVEPDVMTTAKALGGGMPIGATIATPEVADAFESMDYFSTFGGNPVATAAGLASLDVFEDEDLAGNAAEAGEYLLDRLHDLQSSYPFIGEIRGRGLLIGVDLVDPDDGSPLAKDHSIDLRRDAIDRGLILPAGQGWNGNTIRINPPLVIDDDEIDRGVAVMDECFELLADRLA; this is encoded by the coding sequence ATGCCAGCGGTATCGCGATTCATCGGCGAGGAGACGCCGGAGCTCGTCGAGGGACACGGGGCGACGGTGGTCGACGCCGACGGGAACGAGTACGTCGACTTCTTCGCCCAGCACGCGGCGATGTCCCACGGCTATTCCCATCCCGAGGTCGTCTCGGCGGTGACCGAACAGACGGAGCGGCTCAACTTCAGCGCCTACGACTTCCCGACGGAGCCGAGCAGGCGACTCACCGAACGCCTGGCCGAGGTGGCGCCCGGCGATCTCGAGCGGTCCTACTTCGTCAACTCCGGGTCGGAGGCCGTCGAGGTGGCGCTCACGCTCGCCCGTCGCGCGACGGGCAACCACGAGTTCCTCGCCCTCGGTGAGGCCTTCCACGGCCGAACGTACGGCGCGCGCTCGCTCGTCGGGTGGTCTGGATATCGGGAGGGATTCGGTCCGTTCCTCCCGTCGGTCACCCACGTACCCTCCTACAACTGCGAGGAGTTCCCGGGGGGAGAACCCGAGACCGGCGCCGAGTACGCGGACATCCTGGAGTACGTCCTCGAGTACCAGGTCTCCGACGTCGCCGCCTTCATCGCCGAGCCGATGTTCGGAACGGCGGGCAACATCCCGGCTCCGGAGGGATACTTCAAGCGTGTGAAGGAGATCTGCGACGACCACGGCATCCTCTTCATCGCCGACGAGGTGATCACGGGGTTCGGCCGGACCGGGAAGCCGTTCGGGATCGACCACTACGACGTCGAGCCCGACGTGATGACCACGGCGAAGGCGCTCGGCGGCGGGATGCCGATCGGCGCGACGATCGCGACGCCCGAGGTCGCCGACGCCTTCGAGAGCATGGATTACTTCTCGACGTTCGGCGGCAATCCCGTCGCCACGGCAGCCGGGCTCGCCAGCCTCGACGTCTTCGAGGATGAGGACCTCGCCGGAAACGCGGCCGAGGCCGGCGAGTACCTCCTGGACCGGCTGCACGATCTGCAGTCGTCGTATCCGTTCATCGGAGAGATCCGCGGTCGCGGCCTGTTGATCGGGGTCGACCTCGTCGACCCGGACGACGGGTCCCCGCTCGCGAAGGACCACAGCATCGATCTCCGCCGTGACGCGATCGATCGAGGGCTGATCCTGCCGGCCGGACAGGGATGGAACGGGAACACCATCCGGATCAACCCGCCGCTCGTCATCGACGACGACGAGATCGACCGCGGCGTCGCCGTGATGGACGAGTGTTTCGAGCTGTTGGCCGACCGGCTCGCGTAG
- a CDS encoding zinc ribbon domain-containing protein, producing MVPHPDTQTGSDASADADDRGCPKCGHDETEVGTISTTGGGLSKMFDIQTNSFTVVSCTDCGYSELYRDATSGASDVVDVFLG from the coding sequence ATGGTCCCCCACCCCGACACGCAGACCGGCAGCGACGCGAGCGCCGACGCCGACGACCGCGGCTGCCCCAAGTGCGGCCACGACGAGACCGAGGTCGGCACGATCTCCACGACCGGCGGCGGCCTCTCGAAGATGTTCGACATCCAGACGAACAGCTTCACGGTGGTCTCGTGCACCGACTGCGGCTACTCGGAGCTCTATCGCGACGCCACCTCCGGCGCGAGCGACGTCGTCGACGTCTTCCTCGGGTGA
- a CDS encoding enolase-like domain-containing protein, which yields MDLYEAVADLPVTIENERRTRHRADTTSGFERVTTEIALSGRGETGRGEDVTYETADHEAFADAPAVGIEGEWTVDSLSDRLAEIDLFETKPPEREGFRAYRRWAYESAALDLALRQADADLASVLDRALDPARFVVSTRLGDPPSADRVARLLETDPDLEFKLDPTPDWTADLVETLVETDAVRVLDLKGWYEGTDVDVPADPELYDRVLEAFPAAVVEDAAFTDDTHDRLAGAAERLSFDYPVTDLESLRSLPVDPGWCNVKPSRFGSIRSLFETVEYCRGNGIRCYGGGQFELGVGRGQIQVLASLLYPDGPNDVAPRAFNDPDASPPYPTSPIAIDDLEGFRRQR from the coding sequence ATGGACCTCTACGAGGCGGTCGCGGATCTCCCGGTCACGATCGAGAACGAGCGCCGGACGCGACATCGTGCCGACACCACGAGCGGCTTCGAGCGCGTCACCACGGAGATCGCGCTATCGGGGCGCGGCGAGACCGGCCGCGGCGAGGACGTCACCTACGAGACGGCGGATCACGAGGCGTTCGCCGACGCGCCCGCGGTCGGGATAGAGGGCGAGTGGACGGTCGACTCGCTGTCGGACCGGCTCGCCGAGATCGACCTCTTCGAAACGAAGCCGCCCGAGCGCGAGGGGTTTCGCGCGTACCGCCGGTGGGCCTACGAGAGCGCCGCCCTCGATCTGGCCCTCCGACAGGCCGACGCCGACCTCGCGAGCGTGCTCGATCGGGCGCTCGACCCGGCTCGGTTCGTCGTCTCGACCCGGCTCGGCGACCCGCCGAGTGCCGACCGCGTCGCGCGGCTGCTCGAGACGGACCCCGACCTGGAGTTCAAGCTCGACCCGACGCCGGACTGGACCGCCGACCTCGTCGAGACGCTCGTCGAGACCGACGCCGTCCGGGTGCTCGATTTAAAAGGGTGGTACGAGGGAACCGACGTCGACGTCCCGGCCGACCCCGAGCTCTACGACCGCGTCCTCGAGGCGTTCCCGGCGGCGGTCGTCGAGGACGCCGCGTTCACCGACGACACGCACGACAGACTGGCGGGGGCTGCCGAGCGGCTCTCGTTCGATTACCCCGTGACCGACCTCGAGAGTCTCCGGTCCCTGCCGGTCGATCCGGGCTGGTGTAACGTCAAGCCGTCCCGGTTCGGCTCGATCCGGTCGCTGTTCGAGACGGTCGAGTACTGTCGCGGGAACGGGATCCGGTGTTACGGCGGCGGGCAGTTCGAGCTCGGCGTCGGCCGCGGACAGATACAGGTCCTGGCGTCGCTTCTGTATCCCGACGGACCCAACGACGTGGCGCCGCGCGCGTTCAACGACCCGGACGCGTCGCCGCCGTACCCCACGAGCCCGATCGCGATCGACGACCTCGAGGGGTTCCGCCGGCAGCGATGA
- the tbsP gene encoding transcriptional regulator TbsP gives MVSSTVEADVEAVLASATADGDEDLLVVNPSIETIEAIVSAGMDGETTDIPDVRLLVEERTIKDATDGFLLASKAAALVDRRILTIRTPEVDLSTTLLVSADRVAALVEATDGIGVLSTTDEAFRESVGDAYRARFADAADYRLRTPALDRVRETMDEALGEEPRADFEAMLEAIDGTDLADRLDAVAVALLVAAKHGVLLYDLSKWGEDVGIASKATFSRTKTDLEDHGVIDTEKVPIDVGRPRLRLQLGSDRLRDRSIEGLASAAAELLE, from the coding sequence ATGGTCTCCAGCACCGTGGAAGCTGATGTCGAGGCCGTGCTTGCATCGGCGACCGCCGACGGCGACGAGGACCTCCTCGTCGTCAATCCCTCCATCGAGACGATCGAAGCGATCGTCTCCGCCGGCATGGACGGCGAGACGACCGACATCCCCGACGTTCGACTGCTCGTCGAGGAGCGAACGATCAAGGACGCGACCGACGGCTTTCTGCTCGCCTCGAAGGCGGCGGCGCTGGTCGACCGTCGGATCCTGACGATCCGGACGCCGGAGGTGGATCTCTCGACGACCCTGCTCGTCTCGGCGGACCGCGTCGCCGCGCTCGTCGAGGCGACCGACGGGATCGGCGTGCTCTCGACGACCGACGAGGCGTTCCGCGAGTCCGTCGGGGACGCCTACCGCGCCCGGTTCGCCGACGCGGCGGACTACCGGCTTCGAACGCCGGCGCTCGACCGCGTTCGCGAGACGATGGACGAGGCGCTCGGCGAGGAGCCCCGCGCCGACTTCGAGGCGATGCTCGAGGCGATCGACGGGACCGACCTCGCCGACCGCCTCGACGCGGTCGCCGTCGCGCTGCTCGTGGCCGCGAAACACGGCGTCCTGCTGTACGACCTCTCGAAGTGGGGCGAGGACGTCGGGATCGCCTCGAAGGCGACCTTCTCGCGCACGAAGACGGACCTCGAGGACCACGGCGTGATCGACACCGAGAAGGTGCCGATCGACGTCGGCCGTCCCCGCCTCAGGCTCCAACTCGGGTCGGACCGGCTCCGGGACCGGTCGATCGAGGGGCTCGCGTCGGCCGCGGCGGAGCTGCTCGAGTGA
- a CDS encoding Ig-like domain-containing protein, producing MDARGGDRAQSMQIGAILLFGFLIVSISVMQATVIPDQNRQVEFAAYQEAAADLTDVRNDVLAAAGRDATAGTTVNTGVDYPNRLLFVNPGPPPNRLSTTDERTITIENMQAVDGEPGNVRTFVESNVDGRTATTRDLRFDPDYNVFTGQPMVVTGQEAYRVAGSRPIPMASQTLLRDDRIRITLLRGDVDAGGSSVSLTAETTSAATGTVVVTGSQDGRNDIELRLQPPAGVDAAEWAATTGTRLESSNDRVLDVAATGGNVVVTLDGTRRYRLRTAVVTLRDGDDGGNANGDPDPAYVTTVLGQSRVVPPDTELPVVVEVRDRHNNPVGGATVDFTVTNGGSVVGPSTISTNAAGRAEVVFTGPDPNTEYTVTATILDGSETYESASYEIQVTQGPRGGGPENNPGKGNQG from the coding sequence ATGGACGCTCGTGGGGGGGACCGTGCACAGTCGATGCAGATCGGAGCGATCCTGCTGTTCGGCTTCCTGATCGTGAGCATCTCGGTGATGCAGGCGACGGTGATCCCCGACCAGAACCGGCAGGTCGAGTTCGCGGCCTACCAGGAGGCGGCGGCCGATCTCACCGACGTTCGCAACGACGTCCTCGCTGCCGCCGGTCGGGACGCGACCGCCGGCACGACGGTGAACACCGGCGTCGACTATCCGAACCGGCTGCTGTTCGTCAATCCCGGTCCGCCCCCGAACCGGTTGTCGACGACCGACGAGCGGACGATCACGATCGAGAACATGCAGGCGGTCGACGGCGAGCCCGGGAACGTCCGGACGTTCGTCGAATCGAACGTCGACGGACGCACCGCCACGACGCGTGACCTCCGGTTCGATCCGGACTACAACGTCTTCACGGGCCAGCCGATGGTCGTCACCGGACAGGAGGCGTATCGCGTCGCCGGGAGCCGACCGATACCGATGGCGAGCCAGACGTTGCTTCGGGACGACCGGATCCGGATCACCCTGCTCCGCGGGGACGTCGACGCCGGCGGATCGAGCGTCAGCCTCACCGCGGAGACGACCAGCGCCGCGACGGGAACCGTGGTCGTCACGGGGTCGCAAGACGGACGGAATGACATCGAACTCCGGCTCCAGCCCCCCGCCGGCGTGGACGCTGCCGAGTGGGCTGCGACCACGGGTACGCGGCTCGAGTCGTCGAACGACCGGGTCCTCGACGTCGCGGCGACCGGCGGAAACGTCGTGGTCACGCTCGACGGCACGCGTCGGTATCGGCTCCGGACCGCGGTCGTGACCCTCCGGGACGGCGACGATGGCGGGAACGCGAACGGCGATCCCGATCCCGCCTACGTGACGACCGTCCTCGGACAGAGTCGAGTCGTCCCGCCCGACACGGAACTCCCGGTCGTGGTCGAGGTTCGCGACCGGCACAACAATCCGGTGGGCGGCGCCACGGTGGATTTCACCGTCACCAACGGCGGATCCGTCGTCGGCCCCTCGACCATCTCCACGAACGCCGCGGGCCGTGCGGAGGTCGTCTTCACCGGCCCGGATCCGAACACGGAGTACACCGTGACGGCGACGATCCTGGACGGGTCGGAGACGTACGAGTCGGCGTCATACGAGATCCAGGTCACGCAGGGACCGCGAGGGGGCGGTCCTGAGAACAACCCGGGGAAGGGGAACCAGGGATAG
- a CDS encoding archaeosine biosynthesis radical SAM protein RaSEA codes for MSTPTPEAFEQGRGMDAHNAVMREVRAERDETYDPHEPTRVWIDEDNTPDGVRQSLTIILNTGGCRWARAGGCTMCGYVAESVEGGSVTHEALLDQIDVCLDHERTNADEPSGLVKIYTSGSFLDEREVPAETRAAIAETFADRDRIVVESLPDFVTAEAVSDFTDVGLSTDVAIGLETATDRVRRDCVNKYFEFADFEAACEEVRSVDADADGVSAGVKAYLLLKPPFLAEPEAVDDMIASIRRCAAVEGCHTVSMNPCNVQRYTMVDELFFEGGYRPPWLWSVAHILGETADVDAIVVSDPVGHGSDRGAHNCGECDDRVQTAIKDFDLRQDPSVFEQVDCECERTWEHVMAAETSYNMPLAR; via the coding sequence ATGAGCACGCCGACCCCCGAGGCCTTCGAGCAGGGGCGCGGGATGGACGCGCACAACGCGGTGATGCGCGAGGTCCGCGCCGAGCGGGACGAGACGTACGACCCCCACGAGCCGACGCGGGTGTGGATCGACGAGGACAACACCCCCGACGGCGTCCGCCAGTCGCTGACGATCATCCTCAACACCGGCGGCTGCCGATGGGCCCGCGCCGGCGGCTGTACGATGTGCGGCTACGTCGCCGAGTCCGTCGAGGGCGGCAGCGTCACGCACGAGGCGCTGCTGGACCAGATCGACGTCTGCCTGGACCACGAGCGGACCAACGCCGACGAGCCCTCCGGGCTGGTCAAGATCTACACCTCCGGGTCGTTCCTCGACGAGCGGGAGGTCCCCGCCGAGACGCGCGCGGCGATCGCCGAAACGTTCGCCGACCGCGACCGGATCGTCGTCGAGTCCCTGCCGGACTTCGTCACCGCCGAGGCCGTCAGCGACTTCACCGACGTCGGCCTCTCGACCGACGTCGCGATCGGGCTCGAGACGGCGACCGACCGCGTGCGCCGGGACTGCGTGAACAAGTACTTCGAGTTCGCGGACTTCGAGGCCGCCTGCGAGGAGGTCCGTTCTGTCGACGCCGACGCCGACGGCGTCAGCGCGGGCGTGAAGGCGTACCTCCTGTTGAAGCCGCCCTTCCTCGCGGAGCCGGAGGCCGTCGACGACATGATCGCGTCGATCCGGCGCTGTGCGGCCGTCGAGGGCTGTCACACCGTCTCGATGAACCCGTGTAACGTCCAGCGGTACACGATGGTCGACGAGCTGTTCTTCGAGGGCGGCTACCGTCCGCCGTGGCTCTGGAGCGTCGCTCATATCCTCGGGGAAACGGCAGACGTCGACGCGATCGTGGTCTCGGACCCGGTCGGCCACGGTTCCGACCGCGGCGCGCACAACTGCGGGGAGTGTGACGACCGCGTGCAGACGGCGATCAAGGACTTCGACCTCCGGCAGGACCCGAGCGTCTTCGAGCAGGTCGACTGCGAGTGCGAGCGGACCTGGGAGCACGTTATGGCCGCGGAGACGAGCTACAATATGCCCCTCGCCCGGTAG
- a CDS encoding MFS transporter: MTAGALGRVWGDPYRRRWILWGILAASFLLVSLYRLSTAVLAADLMRALSMSGAQLGTLHAVFFLVYSLLQLPTGILVDRFGPRLTAAAGAAVMNLAAVWFALAGSYATALAARFLIGLGGSLIFVAVLRFCANWYRPDEFGTMSGLSFAVGGAGGLLATTPLAVVVSAAGWRTTMAVLGVAGIAVAAVLLLLVRDTPSAAGFSAITEASAHDRPSTAEVGRYAARVLSDRWAWAVALLLYCTGGVQLTLIGLWGIPYVVQVYDVSVTTASTITLLGGIGTAVGPPAFGWLSDRTGVRTPVVVAAAVVHTAALATVAAVGDPPFFVVGAVFLTLGGLVGAFVLTYPMVRARYDDRASGVALGAINGASFFGAATFPTLMGTALDAYWTGELLDGVRVYTMTGYRVAFAIGAVAGVIAIGCATWLHRTAGK, translated from the coding sequence ATGACCGCGGGAGCGCTCGGCCGCGTCTGGGGCGACCCGTACCGGCGACGGTGGATCCTGTGGGGGATCCTCGCGGCGTCGTTCCTCCTCGTGAGCCTCTACCGGCTGTCGACCGCGGTGCTGGCCGCGGACCTGATGCGCGCGCTCTCGATGAGCGGCGCCCAGCTCGGCACCCTGCACGCGGTCTTCTTCCTCGTCTACTCGCTGCTGCAGCTGCCGACCGGGATCCTCGTCGACCGGTTCGGCCCGCGGCTGACCGCCGCCGCCGGCGCCGCGGTGATGAACCTCGCGGCGGTCTGGTTCGCGCTGGCGGGCAGTTACGCGACGGCGCTTGCCGCCCGGTTCCTGATCGGCCTCGGCGGCAGCCTGATCTTCGTGGCGGTGCTGCGCTTCTGTGCGAACTGGTACCGCCCGGACGAGTTCGGCACGATGAGCGGCCTCTCGTTCGCCGTCGGCGGCGCGGGTGGCCTCCTCGCCACCACGCCGCTGGCGGTCGTCGTCTCGGCGGCCGGCTGGCGGACGACGATGGCGGTCCTCGGCGTCGCCGGGATCGCGGTCGCGGCCGTGCTCCTGCTTCTCGTCCGCGACACGCCGTCCGCGGCCGGGTTCTCCGCCATCACCGAGGCGTCGGCACATGACCGCCCGTCGACGGCCGAGGTCGGCCGCTACGCCGCGCGCGTCCTCTCGGACCGCTGGGCGTGGGCCGTCGCGCTGCTGTTGTACTGCACCGGCGGCGTGCAGCTGACGCTGATCGGCCTGTGGGGGATCCCCTACGTGGTCCAGGTCTACGACGTCTCGGTGACGACCGCCTCGACGATCACTCTCCTTGGCGGCATCGGAACGGCGGTCGGCCCGCCGGCGTTCGGGTGGCTCTCGGACCGGACCGGGGTCCGGACGCCGGTCGTGGTCGCCGCGGCGGTCGTCCACACCGCCGCGTTGGCCACCGTCGCGGCGGTCGGCGACCCGCCGTTTTTCGTCGTCGGCGCGGTCTTTCTCACGCTCGGCGGCCTCGTCGGCGCCTTCGTGCTCACGTATCCGATGGTCAGAGCACGGTACGACGACCGCGCGAGCGGGGTCGCGCTCGGGGCGATCAACGGCGCCTCCTTCTTCGGCGCCGCCACCTTCCCCACGCTGATGGGGACGGCCCTCGACGCCTACTGGACCGGCGAGCTGCTCGACGGGGTTCGCGTGTACACGATGACCGGCTACCGCGTGGCGTTCGCGATCGGCGCGGTCGCGGGCGTGATCGCCATCGGCTGTGCGACGTGGCTCCATCGGACCGCGGGCAAGTGA
- a CDS encoding DUF2150 family protein — MTEDADEAVETFYSEERWQNWISRIEEEELDPESEDSARLLINLQDDAAIAVAKVLSAYEDGRIDEDRALEELEDVRGIVLTEVDFDDEDKTMLIDGVQTSLVPVFYAAEEYVVGGVVEGDLDEYIGAAADAEADEDLDAALGYVVQAGTRVIDGDRLDIDLVESIEYGLVSEWVNGLDSLQSAIQDPEVVEED, encoded by the coding sequence ATGACCGAGGACGCCGACGAGGCCGTAGAGACCTTCTACTCCGAAGAACGCTGGCAGAACTGGATCTCCCGGATCGAGGAGGAGGAGCTTGATCCCGAAAGCGAGGACTCCGCCCGCCTGCTGATCAACCTTCAGGACGACGCCGCGATCGCCGTCGCCAAGGTCCTCTCGGCGTACGAGGACGGCCGGATCGACGAGGACCGTGCGCTCGAGGAGCTCGAGGACGTCCGCGGGATCGTGCTCACCGAGGTCGACTTCGACGACGAGGACAAGACGATGCTGATCGACGGCGTCCAGACCTCGCTGGTCCCCGTCTTCTACGCGGCCGAGGAGTACGTCGTCGGCGGCGTCGTCGAAGGCGACCTCGACGAGTACATCGGCGCGGCCGCCGACGCCGAGGCCGACGAGGACCTCGATGCGGCCCTCGGATACGTCGTGCAGGCCGGCACGCGCGTGATCGACGGCGACCGGCTCGACATCGACCTCGTGGAGAGCATCGAGTACGGCCTCGTCTCCGAGTGGGTCAACGGCCTCGACTCGCTGCAGTCGGCGATCCAGGACCCGGAAGTCGTCGAAGAGGACTGA